One stretch of Chitinophaga pendula DNA includes these proteins:
- a CDS encoding M16 family metallopeptidase produces the protein MHYRHWATAGLLFLSAGIQAAKAQQQNQLIPLDTAVRTGKLPNGFTYYIRKNTEPSKRALFYLVNKVGSILEDDDQLGLAHFMEHMNFNGTHHFPKNELIDYLQKVGVRFGADLNAYTSYDETVYQLPIPTDNPALVSRGLDIMRDWAQGALLETDDINKERGVILEEKRLREGVGKRLQDKTMPVVMNNSRYTYRLPIGTDSILINFPAETIRRFYRDWYRPNLQALIVVGDIDVNQVEKQILKQFADLKNPSKERPRPDYKIALTGKNQFLLLTDPEVTTTELEILVKHPGTEMKTTTDYLNAIKRGLFNQLLSYRLSELSQQSNPPFLGVKAGIGNLIGGLEQFTFSVSAKPGKLQEAFAIAWSQIEQVKRYGFTQAELERAKTAHMKGLDNAHREVSKTPSSSYVSEYQQLFLHESASPGFEWEYNFTKEVLPGITAEDIKTFANQYICETNRDIFVVAPEKEKTTLPDAGTIETWLAKVKSAPLDRYKDTTANDVLLKQLPEGGKIVSRKHIPAIGVQALTLSNGVKVWLKPTTYKNDQIQFVSFAPGGINKYSNEDYPTASNTIGIIGGSGLAGFSPVQLSKLLNGKAAAVGAYIGGRSQGINGGCSSDDLETALQLIYLRYTAPRKDTVLFENAVARSREQIRNKYDDPGNVFRDTVNNVLSNYHYRLSPITQERLDSVYLEKAFDIYKDRFADAADANFVFVGNFHTDSIAPLLERYLGALPALNRHEKPVIIHTTVPKGKLIKTVEKGQDNKATVLLVYNGDCRYSEEEGLQLEALSEILQYRLLTSLREKAGEVYTPSVQGGMTREPDQRFSVNVSFGCAPEHVEHLVGLVQEDIADLQKSGATQDELQKYKAGLRQQFDLQVESNEFWLQYIAGKVERKEALKPLPDIEKRLSKLTGNAISIAAKKYLSGENCIRFVALPEKK, from the coding sequence ATGCACTACCGTCATTGGGCTACAGCCGGCCTGCTATTTCTGTCAGCAGGGATCCAAGCTGCAAAAGCCCAGCAACAAAATCAGCTTATTCCTTTGGATACTGCCGTAAGAACGGGTAAGCTACCGAATGGTTTTACTTATTATATCCGCAAGAATACGGAACCTTCAAAAAGAGCGCTTTTCTACCTGGTGAACAAGGTAGGTTCAATCCTGGAAGATGACGACCAGCTGGGATTGGCTCATTTCATGGAGCATATGAATTTCAACGGTACGCATCACTTCCCCAAAAATGAGCTGATTGATTACCTGCAAAAGGTAGGGGTAAGGTTCGGCGCTGATCTGAATGCCTACACCTCCTATGATGAAACTGTCTATCAGCTACCCATTCCGACGGACAATCCTGCTCTGGTAAGCCGTGGCCTGGATATCATGCGGGATTGGGCACAGGGAGCCTTATTGGAGACGGATGACATCAATAAAGAAAGGGGCGTAATACTGGAGGAGAAGAGATTAAGAGAAGGAGTAGGCAAAAGATTACAGGACAAAACAATGCCTGTAGTAATGAATAACTCCCGGTATACTTATCGTTTGCCAATAGGTACTGACAGTATACTTATAAATTTTCCGGCTGAGACGATACGCCGTTTCTACCGTGACTGGTACCGACCCAACCTCCAGGCCCTTATTGTAGTAGGAGATATAGACGTTAACCAAGTTGAAAAACAAATACTCAAACAATTTGCTGACCTGAAAAATCCTTCCAAGGAGCGGCCAAGGCCCGATTATAAGATAGCATTGACCGGGAAGAATCAATTCCTGTTGCTCACTGATCCTGAGGTGACTACCACGGAGTTGGAAATACTGGTCAAACATCCAGGTACTGAGATGAAGACCACTACGGACTATCTGAATGCTATTAAACGAGGTCTGTTTAACCAATTGCTTTCCTATCGCCTCAGTGAATTAAGCCAGCAATCTAACCCTCCGTTCCTGGGTGTGAAAGCTGGTATTGGGAATCTGATCGGAGGCCTGGAGCAATTCACCTTCTCCGTTTCCGCTAAGCCTGGTAAATTGCAGGAGGCATTTGCGATAGCATGGTCACAGATCGAACAGGTGAAACGTTATGGTTTTACACAGGCAGAACTCGAGCGGGCTAAAACAGCTCATATGAAGGGCCTGGATAATGCCCACCGGGAAGTTAGCAAAACACCTTCCAGCAGTTATGTTTCAGAATACCAGCAGTTATTCCTTCATGAATCTGCCTCACCGGGATTTGAGTGGGAATACAACTTTACAAAAGAGGTACTACCAGGTATTACAGCAGAGGATATTAAAACCTTCGCTAATCAGTACATCTGTGAAACCAACCGGGATATTTTCGTTGTTGCCCCGGAAAAGGAAAAAACCACACTTCCGGATGCCGGGACCATAGAAACATGGCTGGCGAAAGTTAAATCGGCACCTCTGGATCGGTATAAAGATACGACAGCCAATGATGTTTTATTGAAGCAGTTACCTGAGGGAGGTAAGATCGTTTCCCGTAAGCATATTCCTGCAATTGGTGTCCAAGCACTTACCCTCAGTAACGGTGTGAAGGTATGGTTAAAACCTACTACTTATAAAAATGATCAGATACAGTTTGTTTCATTTGCTCCGGGGGGTATCAATAAGTATTCTAATGAAGACTATCCTACTGCGTCTAATACAATAGGGATTATCGGGGGGAGTGGGCTTGCTGGCTTTTCTCCAGTGCAATTATCGAAGCTATTGAATGGGAAAGCTGCTGCGGTGGGCGCTTACATTGGCGGGCGTAGTCAGGGTATCAATGGCGGATGTAGCAGCGATGACCTGGAAACGGCCTTACAATTGATCTACCTCCGTTATACAGCTCCACGTAAAGATACTGTGTTGTTTGAAAATGCGGTTGCCCGTTCCCGCGAGCAGATCAGGAACAAATATGATGACCCGGGAAATGTGTTCCGGGATACTGTTAACAATGTCTTGAGCAATTATCACTACCGTCTCAGTCCTATAACCCAGGAAAGGCTGGATAGCGTGTACCTGGAAAAAGCATTTGATATCTATAAGGACCGGTTTGCGGATGCAGCAGATGCAAACTTTGTGTTTGTCGGCAACTTTCATACTGATAGTATTGCACCATTACTGGAACGTTATCTAGGGGCATTGCCGGCACTCAATCGCCACGAAAAACCTGTCATTATACATACCACTGTACCTAAAGGTAAGTTGATCAAAACTGTTGAAAAAGGACAGGATAATAAAGCAACGGTATTACTGGTCTACAATGGCGACTGTAGGTATAGTGAAGAAGAAGGGCTACAACTGGAAGCACTATCCGAGATACTGCAATACCGGTTATTAACAAGTCTGAGGGAGAAGGCTGGTGAAGTATATACCCCCTCCGTCCAGGGAGGTATGACCCGTGAACCGGATCAGCGTTTTTCTGTTAACGTTTCATTCGGCTGTGCCCCCGAACATGTGGAGCACCTGGTCGGGCTGGTACAAGAGGACATAGCGGATCTGCAGAAAAGTGGAGCTACCCAGGATGAATTACAGAAGTATAAAGCGGGATTGCGCCAACAATTTGACCTGCAGGTCGAGAGCAACGAATTCTGGCTACAATATATTGCAGGTAAGGTAGAACGAAAAGAGGCGTTGAAGCCTTTGCCGGATATTGAAAAGCGTTTAAGTAAGCTGACGGGTAACGCCATCAGTATTGCTGCTAAAAAATACCTGAGCGGAGAAAACTGCATACGATTTGTAGCACTGCCAGAGAAGAAATAA
- a CDS encoding fasciclin domain-containing protein — MKMKKTLPALFLLSLLGLSACVKEDDLQMSEFDNNRINLVVADNFNLSIFNAVLRRSTLDKVLQQGIGPYTLLAPSDQALVRAGYNSRLAVLSADATTIVRIANYHTLDGRYELNKLPYLFNQELRSRGGKMFATHWIKGTDTILTINGARVIAANIPASNGVVQVVDQVLTPYLHDRLGNAVAAGDDITLFSQALKTSGLLETINGEGPFTIFAPNNDAMIARGYTTVQQILATDPQELKELVSYHIVRDRRFIYDYILSTGPSNATRQAMLNGNSVDIKLLPDPQAPGSFNSISLKGIGNTNETQLSRRDILTGNGVLHVINGTLRTTR, encoded by the coding sequence ATGAAGATGAAGAAAACATTACCAGCTCTTTTCCTATTGAGCTTGTTGGGTTTAAGCGCTTGTGTAAAGGAGGATGACTTACAAATGTCCGAATTCGACAATAACCGTATCAATCTGGTGGTCGCAGATAATTTTAACCTCTCAATATTCAATGCAGTACTGCGTCGTAGCACCCTTGACAAAGTACTGCAACAGGGGATCGGTCCTTATACACTGTTGGCACCCTCTGATCAAGCATTGGTTAGGGCCGGCTATAATAGCCGGCTGGCAGTACTGAGTGCCGATGCCACTACTATTGTCCGCATAGCTAATTATCATACACTCGATGGCCGGTACGAACTCAATAAGCTACCCTACCTGTTCAACCAGGAACTCCGTTCCCGGGGGGGCAAAATGTTCGCGACCCACTGGATCAAAGGCACCGATACCATACTAACGATCAACGGCGCACGCGTAATAGCAGCCAACATCCCTGCTTCTAATGGAGTGGTACAGGTAGTCGACCAGGTGTTGACGCCTTATCTGCATGACCGCCTGGGAAATGCAGTCGCCGCAGGAGATGATATTACCTTGTTCTCCCAGGCACTCAAAACATCCGGACTACTCGAGACGATCAACGGAGAAGGTCCCTTTACCATCTTCGCACCTAATAACGACGCGATGATCGCAAGAGGGTACACCACCGTACAGCAGATACTCGCAACAGATCCACAGGAACTGAAAGAGCTGGTCAGCTACCATATCGTTCGCGACAGAAGATTCATCTACGATTATATCCTCAGCACCGGTCCCTCCAATGCAACCAGGCAAGCCATGTTAAATGGTAATAGCGTGGATATCAAATTGCTGCCAGATCCTCAGGCGCCGGGTAGCTTCAATAGCATTTCCCTGAAAGGTATCGGTAATACCAACGAAACCCAATTAAGCAGACGGGATATATTGACAGGTAATGGAGTACTGCATGTGATCAATGGTACACTGCGCACGACCCGATAG
- a CDS encoding TonB-dependent receptor — MKKSATKLAALCKVVILHTAGWSLFCVAILLSVTCLGQETTGSLNGKVKDSTGTALPGASIVAVHTASGTRYSIATDNKGWYFLNNMRIGNGYTITVSMMGMQTETRENVDIRLGGTQQLDIILSPASRQLGGIVVAASSRKTGQRADTYGAGKNITADQLRNMPSANRSITDITRLTPQGSRDNSFGGSSFRYNNVTIDGAINNDAIGFSPSLGGQTGTSGMAGSSTRTNPISLDAIEDMQVYLAPFDVKIGNFTGGSINAVTRSGTNHVSGAVYGFGRFAALTGKDNVGTLGKMNTQFHDYQAGFRLGFPIIRNKLFFFSNEEITRRQDPTQLTIGTTETAHILSVTDANAISETVKNRYGNIFDAGTAGLYVNNSESKKFFNRLDWNINNDHQLAIRNNTILSKATHMDRDQQDFRFGSMAFEQTNNQTSTVAELKSRFNNQLSGNLLVGFTQVNDRRDPLSDPSLPQVQIIGRTPGTTIYIGTDREASIFNMRQRTWEFTANLNYTKGAHKLLLGTHNELYNIRYGFVNAWNGRVDYQSIEDFLGNNPYRVRGSYNYSNNTRDYILDHPTATFNVHMYSLYMQDEIRLSDKLRITPGIRADLTYLPDMPLLSDKVKTIFSDPNFGNTYTYMPLNRISNKFLNKVQLSPRIGFRYDVWGNGSLILRGGAGLFTGRIPFAWLAYAYYNTGNSYGAFDQRANDKLFVPGSDAIKPNPNGIGEFIRQNGAVINDPNSGKTQVDLVANNFVMPQVFRTSLGVDYETINRWKFTLEGLYTKVVRDVMFQQLNTSDDPRYYGYDLHHRQPVYSGTVDSRFSNIYLLSNTNQGYRYSITGSISKTIVGKLNASLAYTFGESKDISNGVRNSMESNWQLNQSLVPNNPSLAYSNFDVRHRIVSNIAYTHSWSKAGKTNVSLFLSAQSGSPFTYGVVNNSIQGLPQQVSLAYIPKREEAIRFFKDVDNLTAQQQADAFNKFIDNNKYLSSRRGDFTERNMGRTPWNVQADLQLSHDIFLGGTRNRFITISVNVINLTNLLNKKWGIQYFSPNTFNSTASVGLTPALFPPMENAGGYPVYSFKEPGNPYSIDYFGSRTQMQLGVRYTF; from the coding sequence ATGAAGAAATCAGCAACAAAGCTGGCGGCACTATGCAAAGTAGTAATACTGCATACCGCCGGTTGGAGCCTTTTTTGCGTGGCGATATTGCTCTCAGTTACCTGCTTAGGGCAGGAAACGACCGGCTCACTCAACGGTAAAGTAAAAGATTCCACCGGGACAGCCCTGCCTGGAGCCAGCATCGTGGCCGTACATACTGCCTCCGGCACCCGCTATTCAATTGCCACTGACAATAAAGGATGGTATTTCCTCAACAATATGCGTATCGGCAACGGTTATACCATTACCGTTTCTATGATGGGAATGCAGACCGAAACCCGCGAAAACGTGGACATCCGCCTGGGTGGAACACAACAGCTGGATATCATATTATCACCGGCTAGCAGGCAATTAGGAGGAATAGTAGTAGCAGCTAGCAGCAGAAAAACCGGTCAGCGTGCCGATACTTATGGGGCAGGGAAGAATATAACCGCTGATCAACTACGCAATATGCCCAGTGCCAACAGAAGTATCACTGACATCACCCGTCTTACACCACAGGGTAGCCGTGATAATAGCTTCGGTGGCTCCAGCTTCCGCTATAACAACGTGACAATTGATGGCGCCATCAACAACGACGCAATCGGATTTAGCCCTTCCCTCGGCGGACAAACCGGTACTTCCGGTATGGCTGGTAGTAGCACCCGTACCAATCCCATCTCCCTCGATGCTATCGAAGATATGCAGGTATACCTGGCTCCCTTTGATGTCAAGATCGGTAACTTCACCGGCGGCTCCATAAACGCCGTCACCCGCAGCGGTACCAACCATGTCAGCGGAGCAGTATACGGCTTCGGCCGCTTCGCCGCCCTCACCGGCAAGGACAATGTTGGTACTCTCGGGAAAATGAATACACAATTCCACGACTACCAGGCAGGCTTCCGGTTAGGATTCCCCATCATCCGGAATAAACTCTTCTTCTTCTCCAATGAAGAGATCACCCGCCGCCAGGACCCCACCCAACTAACAATAGGCACAACAGAAACAGCTCATATACTATCCGTAACAGATGCCAATGCAATCAGCGAAACAGTGAAAAACCGCTACGGAAATATATTTGATGCCGGTACCGCTGGCCTCTATGTGAACAACAGCGAGTCCAAGAAGTTTTTCAATCGCCTCGACTGGAATATCAATAATGACCACCAGCTCGCCATCCGTAACAATACGATCCTCAGTAAAGCTACCCATATGGATCGCGATCAGCAAGACTTCCGCTTCGGCAGTATGGCATTCGAACAAACCAACAACCAGACCAGCACCGTCGCGGAATTGAAAAGCCGCTTTAACAACCAGCTGTCCGGTAACCTCCTGGTAGGTTTCACGCAGGTCAACGACCGCCGTGACCCCCTCAGCGACCCCAGCCTGCCACAGGTACAGATCATAGGCCGTACGCCGGGTACAACTATTTACATCGGTACCGACCGGGAAGCCAGTATCTTCAACATGCGGCAACGTACCTGGGAATTCACCGCTAACCTGAACTACACAAAAGGTGCACACAAATTGCTCCTGGGTACCCACAACGAATTATACAATATCCGCTATGGATTTGTAAACGCCTGGAATGGTCGCGTCGACTACCAAAGTATAGAAGACTTCCTCGGTAATAACCCCTACCGCGTAAGAGGTAGCTATAATTATAGCAACAACACCCGGGACTACATACTGGATCACCCGACAGCTACTTTCAATGTACATATGTACAGCCTGTACATGCAGGACGAGATCAGGCTCAGCGATAAATTACGTATTACACCGGGTATACGTGCCGACCTGACCTACCTCCCGGATATGCCCCTACTGAGCGATAAGGTAAAGACCATATTCTCAGACCCTAATTTCGGTAATACCTATACCTATATGCCATTAAACAGGATCTCCAATAAGTTCCTCAACAAAGTGCAATTGTCACCTCGCATAGGCTTCCGCTACGATGTATGGGGCAACGGTAGCCTCATACTGCGTGGGGGGGCCGGTCTGTTCACCGGACGCATCCCATTCGCATGGCTGGCCTATGCTTATTATAATACCGGCAACAGCTACGGTGCCTTCGATCAGCGGGCAAATGATAAGCTGTTTGTACCTGGCAGCGATGCCATCAAACCTAACCCCAACGGGATAGGTGAATTCATCCGCCAGAATGGCGCAGTGATCAATGATCCTAACAGTGGTAAAACACAAGTCGACCTGGTAGCCAATAACTTTGTCATGCCTCAGGTATTCCGTACCAGCCTTGGCGTAGACTATGAAACCATTAATAGATGGAAATTCACCTTGGAGGGACTGTATACTAAAGTGGTTAGAGACGTGATGTTCCAGCAATTGAACACCAGCGATGATCCGCGTTATTATGGATACGATCTGCATCACCGGCAGCCAGTATACAGTGGCACCGTCGATAGCCGGTTTTCTAACATCTATCTGTTAAGCAATACTAACCAGGGATACCGGTATAGTATCACCGGGTCCATCAGTAAAACGATCGTCGGCAAACTGAACGCCAGCCTCGCCTATACATTCGGTGAATCAAAAGATATCAGTAATGGGGTAAGGAACTCCATGGAAAGCAACTGGCAGCTCAACCAGTCACTGGTACCCAATAACCCTTCCCTAGCTTACAGCAACTTTGACGTACGGCACCGTATCGTCAGCAACATCGCTTATACACACAGCTGGTCTAAAGCGGGAAAAACAAATGTATCCTTATTCCTTAGTGCACAGTCAGGGAGCCCTTTTACTTATGGCGTTGTCAACAACAGTATCCAGGGGCTGCCGCAACAAGTGTCACTGGCATACATCCCCAAACGCGAAGAAGCCATACGTTTCTTTAAAGACGTGGATAACCTGACGGCACAGCAACAGGCAGACGCTTTCAATAAATTTATCGACAATAATAAATACCTCAGTAGCAGAAGAGGAGACTTCACAGAGCGTAATATGGGACGTACCCCCTGGAATGTACAGGCCGATCTGCAGCTTTCACATGATATCTTCCTGGGCGGCACCAGGAATCGGTTCATTACCATTTCGGTGAATGTGATCAACTTGACCAACCTGTTGAATAAAAAGTGGGGTATCCAGTATTTCTCACCGAATACTTTCAATAGTACCGCCAGCGTAGGGCTAACACCCGCACTGTTCCCTCCAATGGAAAATGCGGGAGGCTATCCGGTATATTCATTCAAAGAGCCGGGTAATCCATATAGCATCGATTATTTCGGCTCACGCACACAAATGCAGCTGGGGGTTCGGTACACATTCTAA
- a CDS encoding fasciclin domain-containing protein, translating to MKYYLQYGLMTWLLLSGIIGCKKVEFTLPPEGAKIPYVDPNYKTLEEVLKASPYQLFLKVYQRSNMDSVLKVKSLYTLLVPTDATMQAAGYTAAKIAAMTRENADTLVAFYTLRGSLSKEQLKMSIANRECISLLANPDPSFKVWPVRLYGLDRVYYRHYLIASEDSLLINAVPVGALKNALPAANGYIYPLDKLLPRPLEKSFWDALEEDPRFSMFIQVQQETDKMFNKRYRDKLIEAIDFDPGEFGWLDSKRTNYKPRFIMEPVFGGDRHLEITTMFAPTNEAFHRAGFNTVEDVMAWNEKYATPTIFDYDLYDILPFGFPADTVLAYHWDFGRDNVPASYLYGKNYGARPTVFYANDLRDDYLANYTVNSDPQATSYIMPFSFGRTPDGKPTVKIKGSNAAPATVIETINTIMGPIHVVDRLLIPNNYKMK from the coding sequence ATGAAATATTATTTACAATATGGACTGATGACATGGTTGTTACTGAGTGGCATCATCGGTTGCAAAAAAGTGGAATTTACACTCCCTCCCGAAGGAGCAAAGATCCCTTATGTGGATCCTAATTATAAGACCCTGGAAGAAGTGTTAAAAGCTTCACCTTACCAACTGTTCCTGAAAGTATACCAGCGAAGTAATATGGACTCAGTGTTAAAAGTGAAATCGCTGTATACCTTGCTCGTGCCAACTGATGCCACTATGCAAGCTGCCGGTTATACAGCTGCCAAAATTGCAGCTATGACAAGAGAGAATGCGGACACACTGGTCGCATTTTATACACTTCGTGGAAGCCTCTCAAAAGAACAGCTAAAGATGTCAATCGCGAACCGGGAATGTATTTCCCTGCTGGCTAATCCCGATCCCAGCTTTAAAGTATGGCCCGTTCGCTTATATGGCCTGGATCGCGTCTACTATAGACATTATCTCATCGCCTCAGAAGACAGTCTCTTGATCAACGCAGTGCCGGTAGGTGCATTGAAAAATGCCCTGCCCGCAGCGAACGGATATATCTATCCCCTGGATAAGCTATTACCCAGACCCCTGGAAAAATCCTTCTGGGATGCATTAGAAGAAGATCCACGCTTCAGCATGTTTATACAGGTACAGCAGGAAACAGACAAAATGTTCAATAAACGATACCGGGATAAATTAATAGAAGCGATAGACTTTGATCCGGGCGAATTCGGCTGGCTTGATTCGAAAAGAACCAATTACAAACCTCGTTTCATTATGGAACCTGTTTTTGGAGGAGACAGACACCTGGAGATCACTACCATGTTTGCACCCACCAATGAAGCCTTTCACCGCGCAGGGTTCAATACGGTAGAGGACGTGATGGCCTGGAACGAAAAATATGCTACACCTACTATATTCGACTATGACCTGTACGATATCCTGCCTTTCGGATTCCCTGCTGATACTGTACTGGCTTATCATTGGGATTTTGGCCGTGATAATGTACCAGCATCCTACCTGTATGGTAAAAATTATGGTGCCAGACCTACCGTATTCTACGCCAATGATCTCCGGGATGATTATCTGGCCAATTACACAGTGAACAGTGATCCGCAAGCGACCTCGTATATCATGCCCTTCTCCTTTGGCCGCACACCCGATGGTAAACCAACGGTAAAGATAAAAGGATCCAATGCAGCACCTGCCACCGTAATCGAAACAATCAATACCATCATGGGGCCTATTCACGTAGTAGACCGGTTACTCATTCCCAACAACTATAAAATGAAATGA
- a CDS encoding IPT/TIG domain-containing protein: protein MKAYNKWLLSFNILMVSMIVLTTSGCKKNDKELQVPVQIKTYYPNSGQAGTLVTIEGEALVPDIRQYKALVGNVEAEVISATDKSVVLRMPAKGETGALALTVHDKKYEIGQYTYQALSITRIFPNNGTIGSQIRIIGTGFSSTKGPAAVTINSKSALIVSATDTLIVAEVPGDASSGAVMVKVNDMEVRGQDFRFQQITSIKPLTGGPNTRITIKGIGFETVATNNVVDINGKTATVVAATDAELVVLAPANVATGALIVSINGQKIQGPEFTVVGKPVITVVSPLSGPQGTLMTISGDIFSTILDENKVFINNVEVPVQSATKTKLTLKLPGGTGSGLVKIAVNDQITEGPQFKDQTLGILAFTPDNGLEGTTVTITGVGFSAVPAENLVYFNGIPATVTAATTTTLEVTAPATLSTGAIKVVVHGAEAIGPIHFRRAGVITLAGGPGSSELSNNLFALAIDSRGNIYVTDKGAKRVKVIAPNGTINTLQINGADVVLANPTGIAIDRNDNIYIGDLGTSQIWKITPSGQKISYVSGFPPGQMTISATGILYSNVETFSGGINKVDINGSYLKLSGPSWPMARPALDADGNLYYSDQFNESNNGLIRLPVVGFARSFVGQPNAGMTDGVGQNAQFNTIKSIVLNKSKELLVADAGNMAIRIVDSNTATVSTLARFTNGYADGTLSNAMFKEIKDIAVGKDGSIYVLDSDNQAVRKIFLQ, encoded by the coding sequence ATGAAAGCATATAATAAATGGCTACTATCATTCAACATCTTGATGGTATCAATGATTGTATTGACCACTAGCGGGTGTAAAAAGAATGATAAAGAGCTGCAAGTACCTGTGCAGATAAAAACATACTATCCGAATAGTGGTCAGGCAGGGACCTTGGTGACCATTGAAGGAGAAGCCCTTGTGCCAGATATCCGGCAATATAAAGCCTTGGTAGGTAACGTAGAGGCAGAAGTAATAAGCGCTACAGATAAGTCGGTCGTTCTGAGAATGCCGGCAAAGGGGGAGACAGGTGCCCTTGCCCTTACAGTGCATGATAAGAAATATGAAATAGGTCAATATACCTATCAGGCACTATCGATCACCCGCATATTCCCCAACAATGGTACCATCGGTTCACAGATCCGCATTATCGGTACCGGATTTAGCAGCACTAAAGGACCGGCAGCCGTAACGATCAACAGCAAAAGTGCACTGATCGTAAGCGCGACGGATACGTTGATAGTAGCCGAAGTACCAGGTGATGCCAGCTCTGGTGCTGTGATGGTAAAAGTGAACGACATGGAAGTAAGAGGGCAGGACTTCAGATTCCAACAGATCACCAGTATTAAACCCTTAACTGGTGGACCCAACACCCGGATCACAATCAAAGGAATTGGCTTTGAAACAGTAGCTACTAATAATGTAGTGGATATCAATGGTAAAACAGCGACAGTTGTTGCCGCAACGGACGCCGAGCTGGTAGTATTGGCCCCCGCAAATGTAGCTACGGGAGCACTAATCGTTAGTATCAACGGGCAGAAAATACAGGGACCTGAATTCACGGTAGTAGGGAAACCAGTAATTACTGTAGTATCCCCATTGAGCGGACCGCAGGGAACCCTGATGACCATCAGCGGTGATATTTTCAGCACTATCTTAGATGAAAACAAAGTCTTTATCAATAACGTGGAAGTACCTGTGCAGTCAGCTACGAAAACAAAATTGACATTAAAACTTCCGGGCGGCACCGGCTCAGGACTGGTAAAAATAGCCGTGAACGACCAGATCACAGAAGGACCACAATTCAAAGACCAGACACTAGGAATACTTGCTTTCACGCCTGATAATGGCCTCGAAGGTACCACAGTAACTATTACCGGTGTCGGATTCAGCGCCGTACCGGCAGAAAATCTGGTCTATTTCAATGGCATACCGGCTACTGTAACCGCAGCAACGACTACAACCTTGGAAGTAACCGCACCAGCAACATTGAGTACCGGTGCGATAAAAGTGGTAGTACATGGGGCAGAGGCAATAGGTCCCATACATTTCAGACGGGCAGGCGTGATCACTTTGGCCGGTGGGCCTGGCAGCAGTGAGCTGAGTAATAATCTTTTCGCGCTAGCAATTGATAGCCGCGGAAATATCTATGTTACTGACAAAGGGGCCAAGCGTGTGAAAGTGATCGCACCAAATGGCACTATAAATACATTACAGATAAATGGTGCAGATGTAGTATTGGCAAATCCTACAGGTATTGCCATTGACAGAAATGATAATATTTACATAGGCGATCTGGGCACCAGCCAGATATGGAAAATAACGCCTAGCGGGCAAAAAATATCATACGTCAGCGGCTTCCCACCGGGACAAATGACCATAAGCGCTACAGGCATACTTTATTCAAATGTAGAAACGTTTAGCGGAGGAATAAATAAGGTAGACATCAACGGCAGCTACCTGAAATTGTCTGGACCCTCGTGGCCGATGGCTCGCCCCGCTTTAGATGCCGATGGTAATTTGTATTATTCCGATCAGTTCAATGAATCCAATAACGGATTGATTAGACTGCCAGTCGTCGGATTTGCAAGAAGTTTTGTCGGCCAGCCGAATGCAGGAATGACGGATGGGGTAGGTCAGAATGCCCAATTCAATACAATCAAGAGTATCGTATTGAATAAGTCGAAGGAACTGCTGGTCGCCGATGCAGGTAACATGGCCATCCGTATCGTAGATAGCAATACAGCTACCGTATCAACGTTGGCCAGATTTACGAATGGCTATGCAGATGGTACGCTGTCCAATGCAATGTTTAAAGAAATAAAAGATATAGCAGTAGGGAAAGATGGTAGTATTTATGTACTGGATAGTGATAACCAGGCGGTAAGAAAGATATTCCTACAGTAG